A genomic stretch from Sceloporus undulatus isolate JIND9_A2432 ecotype Alabama chromosome 5, SceUnd_v1.1, whole genome shotgun sequence includes:
- the PANK2 gene encoding pantothenate kinase 2, mitochondrial isoform X2 has protein sequence MGDLQLRKMDELDCLIRGVLYIDSVGFNGHSECYYFENPTNPEKCEKLPFNLENPYPLLLVNIGSGVSILAVYSKDNYKRVTGTSLGGGTFFGLCCLLTGCSTFEEALEMASHGDSTKVDKLVRDIYGGDYERFGLPGWTVASSFGNMMSKEKREAASKEDLARAALITITNNIGSIARMCALNENINRVVFVGNFLRINTISMKLLAYALDYWSKGQLKALFLEHEGYFGAVGALLELLHSS, from the exons ATGGGAGACCTTCAGCTTCGCAAAATGGACGAACTCGATTGCCTTATCAGAGGAGTTTTATACATTGATTCGGTTGGATTCAATGGACACTCAGAGTGCTATTATTTTGAAAACCCAACTAATCCTGAAAAATGTGAGAAGCTCCCCTTCAATTTGGAGAATCCCTACCCTCTCCTTCTGGTGAACATTGGCTCAGGTGTCAGCATCTTAGCTGTATATTCCAAAGACAATTACAAGCGAGTGACTGGGACCAG cctTGGAGGAGGAACCTTTTTTGGCCTGTGCTGCCTTCTGACTGGCTGCTCCACTTTTGAAGAAGCTCTTGAGATGGCATCTCATGGGGACAGTACCAAAGTGGACAAATTAGTGCGGGATATTTATGGAGGTGACTACGAAAGGTTTGGGCTGCCAGGCTGGACTGTAGCATCCAG CTTTGGAAATATGATGAGCAAGGAGAAGCGAGAGGCAGCGAGTAAGGAAGACCTGGCAAGAGCAGCTTTGATCACCATCACCAACAACATTGGCTCTATAGCTCGGATGTGTGCACTTAATGAG AACATTAATCGAGTGGTTTTTGTGGGGAACTTCCTGCGCATCAATACAATCTCAATGAAGTTACTGGCCTATGCCTTGGACTACTGGTCAAAGGGACAGTTGAAGGCCCTTTTCTTGGAACATGAG
- the PANK2 gene encoding pantothenate kinase 2, mitochondrial isoform X1 encodes MEPLQNGSGRKDAMATPPTPPLPATAKGSQTGRQRAGGGASGRTEADKGLERERTGSSSSRPRLDSLRKSRPPFPWFGLDIGGTLVKLVYFEPKDITTEEEEEEVENLKSIRKYLTSNTAYGSTGIRDVHLELKDLTLCGRKGNLHFIRFPTHDMPAFIQMGSEKHFSSLHTTLCATGGGAYKFEQDFRTMGDLQLRKMDELDCLIRGVLYIDSVGFNGHSECYYFENPTNPEKCEKLPFNLENPYPLLLVNIGSGVSILAVYSKDNYKRVTGTSLGGGTFFGLCCLLTGCSTFEEALEMASHGDSTKVDKLVRDIYGGDYERFGLPGWTVASSFGNMMSKEKREAASKEDLARAALITITNNIGSIARMCALNENINRVVFVGNFLRINTISMKLLAYALDYWSKGQLKALFLEHEGYFGAVGALLELLHSS; translated from the exons ATGGAGCCGCTGCAGAATGGAAGCGGAAGGAAGGACGCGATGGCGACGCCGCCGACGCCGCCATTGCCAGCCACGGCCAAGGGGAGCCAAACCGGTCGACAGCGCGCCGGCGGAGGCGCCTCAGGCCGGACGGAGGCCGACAAGGGCCTCGAAAGGGAACGCACGGGCTCCTCCTCTTCGCGGCCGCGCCTCGACTCTCTCCGCAAGAGCCGCCCCC CATTTCCTTGGTTTGGCTTGGATATTGGAGGGACCTTGGTGAAGCTTGTTTATTTTGAACCAAAAGACATTaccacggaggaggaggaagaggaagtggagaACCTGAAAAGCATTCGGAAGTACTTGACTTCCAACACCGCTTATGGATCTACCGGAATTCGGGATGTGCACCTTGAACTAAAGGACCTTACGCTGTGTGGACGTAAAGGCAATCTGCACTTTATACGCTTTCCTACTCATGACATGCCTGCTTTTATTCAAATGGGCAGCGAAAAACACTTCTCAAGCCTCCACACCACCTTATGTGCCACAGGAGGTGGAGCATATAAGTTTGAGCAGGACTTTCGCACA ATGGGAGACCTTCAGCTTCGCAAAATGGACGAACTCGATTGCCTTATCAGAGGAGTTTTATACATTGATTCGGTTGGATTCAATGGACACTCAGAGTGCTATTATTTTGAAAACCCAACTAATCCTGAAAAATGTGAGAAGCTCCCCTTCAATTTGGAGAATCCCTACCCTCTCCTTCTGGTGAACATTGGCTCAGGTGTCAGCATCTTAGCTGTATATTCCAAAGACAATTACAAGCGAGTGACTGGGACCAG cctTGGAGGAGGAACCTTTTTTGGCCTGTGCTGCCTTCTGACTGGCTGCTCCACTTTTGAAGAAGCTCTTGAGATGGCATCTCATGGGGACAGTACCAAAGTGGACAAATTAGTGCGGGATATTTATGGAGGTGACTACGAAAGGTTTGGGCTGCCAGGCTGGACTGTAGCATCCAG CTTTGGAAATATGATGAGCAAGGAGAAGCGAGAGGCAGCGAGTAAGGAAGACCTGGCAAGAGCAGCTTTGATCACCATCACCAACAACATTGGCTCTATAGCTCGGATGTGTGCACTTAATGAG AACATTAATCGAGTGGTTTTTGTGGGGAACTTCCTGCGCATCAATACAATCTCAATGAAGTTACTGGCCTATGCCTTGGACTACTGGTCAAAGGGACAGTTGAAGGCCCTTTTCTTGGAACATGAG